ATTCACAGAAGCATACTCGAGAACCATGTGATGAGTCTCCACGAGCTCGAGGAGCGGCAGAATCTCAACACAGACGGCCGCACAGTGCATCTTCTTCCCAGTCCACCAGCAGCGGCCCCTTCAGTAGCTCTCTCCAGGATGCCTGGGGAGGGAAGCGGAACTGCGGCGTCGGATGAAGACGGCCAGGCGTCAGAGGCTGGCTTACTTGGCAACAATGCAGGGGCATGACTGCGTGACCATCTGTTGATCGACTCTTCAACGCCTGTTTCTTCTACATGGCGTTTATTTTTTGCTCGTGTAAATAATAGTAGAATGGGCGAAAAAAGAGAGGCGTAGCTACGTGTAGTAGCATCAGTTGGTAGCACGAGCTTTTGAACCCTGCAATGAGGATCTGTAATTCTGTATTTAATGCTCTGCAGAATCAATTGCTGTAGTATCGGCATTTCACTTCAGATGTACGGGTGTttgagaatcttatcatttagaagtattaaataaaatgtaattataaaattaatgaCAGAACTTCTGgattaattcgcgagacgaatctaatttatgattagcggatggttactgtagcatcactattACAAGTTATGTCTTGTGAATCAGCACCCTTATGTGAAAAAGTTTTTTAGAAAATTTTTATTTAGTACTCCTAAATAACAAGCTTTACGTGAcggggctaaagtttagcccttgGAACCAAATAGGGCCTTAATTGCAATAACATTGATGTTTCTATTGTAGTTATCCTTGTAGGAATCTGGCGGGGCTAAAGATACCAGCCGGGGCAGGGAAAGGCTACCTAGAGAGTGGTCACTGAAAGTCACCTAACTGGATTAGTTTCAAACTGCAATATTTGGTACACATTACACTTGTCTGTTCCAAGCAGACAATGATAGGCCAACGGCATATGGCCTAGACTCCAGATATGAACTCTGGAAAGCAATGGGATAAATAATACTACATGCTACAATCCGAGGATCTTCTAGGGAAAAATACCAAGGATACCAAAACAGTTTTTGACTAGTATCCCCCCATAATCAAACTTTGCACAAAACACAGTACATAATTTCTTTTCAAGTTGCGTATTCGAGCACTGGAAACAGGCTGTCTGACCTATATATACGCATAAGCTGAAAGTAGCATCTCCTTTTGATTTGCAGATGGTTTGTGGTTCAGTGTTGCTGCGCTAGCAGATGATTGCCACGAAGTTCTGTCATCTTAATGCAACTGAGTGTACTTGCATGTGCAAACAAGACCATATATGATCGGCGCAAACGCTTTAAGGTAAAAAAACGATTCAAAATGTTATGCTAAACAGAGTGAGAAAACTAAGATTAAACGTTCTAGAACAATGAGTAGCAACAATCAAGCATATATATCACATATTCACATTTTCATAAACTGGAGTTTGACTATTCATCTTTTCTTTCTTGAATATCTAAACGAGATTAGCAGATAACCTATATTATAAACTACGAATTATTGCTACTTGCATCTAGACGAACGAAGCTCATGTGAATTCATGGTGCAGTGAGGCCTTCTTCACTGTTTTTTGCCGGCTCGACGTCGCTGACGCCTTGGTACCTCTTCCATGGCTTGTAGTCCTTGCGCTCCAGCATCCTCTCCACCTCCTCGAACTGCAGGCCCTTGGTCTCCGGCACGGTGAAGAAGACGACGACGAGCGCCAGGAAGGAGACGCcgcagaagaggaagaaggtGACCGACGTGCCGAGCGCCTTGGTCAGGGACAGGAACGTCTGCGTCACGATGAGGTTGGAGACCCAGTTGGCGACAGCCGCGATGCCGCCGCAGATGCCCCTGAACCGCAGCGGGTAGATCTCCGAGTTGACGATCCACGGCACCGTGCCCATGCCGGGGGAGTAGGAGACGATGTACGCGCCCAGGCCGATCAGCGCCAGCCACCCGAAGTTGTTCGGGCACCCCTCCGTGTAGAACTCCCGCTGGTCCGCGCGGCACGTCCGCCGCGACGCGTCGTTCAGCGCCAAGCACGCTCCCGGAAGCAGCTGCAAGTCCGGCGAGATCATTAGCGATGTAGGGTTGGGGGAAAAAATGATGATGCGCGAACGGCTTGCCTTGTCTCCCTGGTGGGCGCAGAAGCCGCAGGTGGAGGCGGCCTTGAGGCAGTTCACGCAGCTCCAGCTGACGCTGGGGTTGAATTCGGGGCAGGTCTGGGTCTGGTTGGCGAACAGCCGGGTCTCGACGTTGCTGACGGGCGGGGCGTGGTGCGCGGCGCCCAGGAACGTGCCGCCGAGCACGGCGAGCCACACGATGATGCCGACCAGGCTGATGAGCATCAGGCGCCTCCGGCCGATCCTGTCCACGAAGAACATGCTCACGACCGAGCCGATGGCGTTCAGGCCCGAGGTGATGAGGGACAGCGCCATGGCCGTGTTGTTGGACGCGAAGCCGGCCAGCTGCACGATCGTGGGGCTGTAGTACATGACGGTGTTGATGCCCACGAACTGCTGCGCGACCTGGACGATGACGCCGGCCATTAGCCCCCGGCGGACCACCTTGCTGCCCAGCGCCTTCCTCAGCTTCCCAATCAGGCTATGCTCGCCGACGGAACCCTCAAGGAGCACCTCTTCTTCGACAGACTGGCGCATGGCATCAATCTCTTGCTCGACCTCATTTGCAGGGTAAATCTTCCGCAAGATTTCTGAAGCTTCCTCTTTCCTACCCTGGTTGTTTCACCAAGAAAGCAAGAAAAAACTTCTAAGTagttttcctttttctttctcaGTACAAACTTGCTACATGTAAGCATTTTATTACATACTATCTATATAGTATGGGAAGAAGAATGGTATAGAACCCTAAGATGACGGTTGCATACGAGCGTGCTTTGATTGTACTGCTAGTCGTGCTCTGTTTTCATTCCTGAACATGAGTGCGTTTTTTTTTCTGAGAGAGAGTTGCGGGGGCATGTGTCCCCCCCTCTCCCCCCCAAAAAAACTTGTTTTGGTTTTTAGGCCTGCCTTTGCTGTCcttttggcaaaaaaaaaaggcaTTGCATATGAACTACAATTTTGTACATAAACACAGACCTTCCTGTAAAGCCACCTTGGTGATTCTGGCAGCATCAGCATCAGTATGAACTGGACCAAGGCAGGAAGCCCTGCAATGCCAAGCATCCATCTCCAGGTTCCCGGCACCTTGACACATTTCATCGAGATAACATCAATACTACCTCTTGCCAAAgaaatgttttttttttccaaatttgTAGAATATGACGACAGTAATGTCAGTGAGTACCTTAGTAAAGGCTAGATTAATGAGGTACGCCAAGAACTGGCCTCCAGTGATGAGAAGACCATTTGTGCTTACAAGAGCACCTCTGATTCTAGCAGGGGAGGCTTCGGAGATGTAGAGAGGAGATGTCATGGAAGCCATTCCAACTCCAAGACCAACAAAGACCCTCCCAACAATGATTACCGTAGGTGTTGGGGAAAATGCCATGATCAAGGCACCACTAAAGAACAGGGCATCCGCAATTATGATGGAAGGCCTCCTTCCAAACTTATCATTCATCCAGCCACCCAATGCAGCTCCAACTATAGCTCCAGCAACAGCCATACTGACAATTGTTTCCTGTTATCCGGAATAAACCGAGACATCACATGTTAGCCTCATAAATTTTCTTTCTTTCTGAAGAAAAAAGATGTCACAAGAACTGCAGTTTAACTTGAACTAAAGTAAATGAACTGGACTATTGGAGAAGGTCGTACCCTTAATACAGTGCTCTTTTCTACCGCAGCAAAATCATCTCGAATGTACAGAAGTGCTCCAGATATGACACCTAACAGAGCATTGTTAACAGGATGACAAACCAATCAACTAGATTGCACTTTTGAAGTATGTAAACGGGATGGACATGGCTGCAAGAAATTAGAATGCCTAAACATTTCTGAATGCACCACAATATTAACATCATCATGATAGTTGTAAATAAAAAGGAGAATTTTCTGTAATCTTGTTTTCACCAGAAATTCCAAGGTGCTCAATAGAATCAGTTCCTCTTCTGTTTCATGTAGAGGAGAAAAGTTAAAATGTCATTTAGAGGTATTTAACAAGTAATGATTGCGAAGTTGAAACCAGAACATTTTCCTTCCAGAATATGCATATTATAAAACTGCGTAGTGGGAGAGAAGCCAAAGGAGAAGATTGAAACATGCATCAGCTACTACCATGTTGAGATACCTGTATCATATCCGAAAAGCAGACCACCGATCCCAGCAGACAACACAAGCTGGAGGATATAAGGTTGTGTCCATGTCAGCCGCAGGCACTCCTTGAATTCTGCCTTATCTGCAACATTGACACCGCCCTCCATTGCATCCAGGTGCGTTTACACAACTGACGTAGGTTCAGATGCACTTAATCACGCACTTCACTGCATCAGTAAAACAGACATTCACTAGAGTTAGCACGAAGAACACAGGCTCTAGGAAACTCTGTTTGTAGAGCAGATTACAAAG
The sequence above is drawn from the Panicum hallii strain FIL2 chromosome 7, PHallii_v3.1, whole genome shotgun sequence genome and encodes:
- the LOC112901559 gene encoding probable inositol transporter 2; its protein translation is MEGGVNVADKAEFKECLRLTWTQPYILQLVLSAGIGGLLFGYDTGVISGALLYIRDDFAAVEKSTVLRETIVSMAVAGAIVGAALGGWMNDKFGRRPSIIIADALFFSGALIMAFSPTPTVIIVGRVFVGLGVGMASMTSPLYISEASPARIRGALVSTNGLLITGGQFLAYLINLAFTKVPGTWRWMLGIAGLPALVQFILMLMLPESPRWLYRKGRKEEASEILRKIYPANEVEQEIDAMRQSVEEEVLLEGSVGEHSLIGKLRKALGSKVVRRGLMAGVIVQVAQQFVGINTVMYYSPTIVQLAGFASNNTAMALSLITSGLNAIGSVVSMFFVDRIGRRRLMLISLVGIIVWLAVLGGTFLGAAHHAPPVSNVETRLFANQTQTCPEFNPSVSWSCVNCLKAASTCGFCAHQGDKLLPGACLALNDASRRTCRADQREFYTEGCPNNFGWLALIGLGAYIVSYSPGMGTVPWIVNSEIYPLRFRGICGGIAAVANWVSNLIVTQTFLSLTKALGTSVTFFLFCGVSFLALVVVFFTVPETKGLQFEEVERMLERKDYKPWKRYQGVSDVEPAKNSEEGLTAP